In Ruminococcaceae bacterium R-25, one genomic interval encodes:
- a CDS encoding radical SAM protein with 4Fe4S-binding SPASM domain produces the protein MIQKNWDTNSIKDQLQLKAIKERRPLSCIFELTYRCNFNCRMCYVHMIDSQASKYGRMRTLDEWLNMANQIREAGVLYLTLSGGECTQYPHFIELYEKLAQMGFLLTVMSNAGSYSDEIRDLFRKYPPHNAAITLYGGSNETYQAVTGDKNGFDKTVENIRFFRSLGIPVNLTFTMIKQNVRDYPLVGQLCSDLNLPFVLITDINAHRYDSGFSEALSCRLSPAERACVACRPSSEVSKALEESKELEKKLDGFRIEDYQESDSADDKDYCIGSYSACAISWNGNMNTCISLLGMKGADPFEIGFEAAWEQLKANQASVFKLPDVCAKCSLRSDCTRNCAGRRFEGTGSIDEPDPYTCQYTYLLKSLKNQETLTVFPTSPECI, from the coding sequence ATGATTCAAAAGAACTGGGATACAAACAGCATCAAAGACCAGCTTCAGTTAAAGGCAATAAAAGAACGAAGACCTTTAAGTTGTATTTTCGAGCTCACATATCGCTGCAACTTTAACTGCAGGATGTGCTACGTCCATATGATTGACAGTCAGGCTTCTAAATACGGCCGAATGCGCACGCTCGATGAATGGCTTAATATGGCTAACCAGATCCGTGAAGCTGGAGTGTTATACCTTACACTGTCAGGCGGTGAGTGCACTCAATATCCTCATTTTATTGAACTTTACGAGAAGCTCGCTCAGATGGGTTTTCTATTAACCGTTATGTCCAATGCCGGATCTTACAGCGACGAGATTCGCGATCTGTTCAGGAAATATCCTCCTCACAATGCGGCGATTACGCTTTATGGCGGCTCTAATGAGACTTATCAGGCTGTAACAGGTGATAAGAATGGATTTGATAAGACAGTTGAAAATATCCGTTTCTTCCGATCTTTAGGTATTCCTGTCAACTTAACTTTCACGATGATCAAGCAAAATGTACGTGATTATCCTTTGGTCGGTCAATTATGCAGCGATTTGAATCTCCCGTTTGTTCTAATAACAGATATTAATGCTCATAGATATGACTCCGGTTTTTCAGAAGCATTGTCTTGCAGACTAAGCCCTGCCGAAAGAGCTTGTGTTGCATGCAGGCCTTCATCTGAAGTTTCTAAAGCTTTGGAAGAATCAAAAGAATTAGAGAAAAAGTTAGATGGATTTAGAATAGAAGATTATCAAGAATCTGATAGTGCTGATGATAAGGATTATTGTATCGGTTCTTATTCTGCATGTGCCATATCATGGAACGGCAATATGAATACATGTATATCATTGCTCGGAATGAAGGGCGCTGATCCTTTTGAGATAGGCTTTGAAGCAGCATGGGAACAATTGAAAGCAAATCAGGCATCTGTTTTTAAACTTCCTGATGTATGCGCAAAATGCTCTTTGAGATCAGATTGCACACGTAATTGTGCAGGCAGACGGTTTGAAGGAACGGGTTCTATAGATGAACCGGATCCCTATACTTGCCAGTATACTTATCTCCTGAAAAGCCTTAAAAATCAAGAAACTCTGACTGTTTTTCCTACTTCTCCGGAATGTATTTGA
- a CDS encoding NHLM bacteriocin system ABC transporter ATP-binding protein has protein sequence MNNNSGNMNYEKYALSALLKAMQINMPEIHETTGLIDHLNVVSALTGIMYREVTLPNKWYNDAAGPMIASIKDSDKTVALIPSAFGGYHYSDPDSGKNIRINSKNAAQLSDKALCFYRPLPQRQMNTKDLLRYMLKCLNAWDFISFALASAAITIVGLLAPTLNQILIGPVIQAKSMALLSAAASFLFFATLSTIFLTIIRSLLLARIRNKLSINTGAASMMRLLSLPAPFFRTHSAGELNQDITNVDKLCNTIVDTFFSSAVTGLFSLVYLFQIFSFAPSLVWPSLTVTILTVCITLITSKMQIRVDNEKLKANANERGFVYSLISGIQKIRGFGVEEQAFEKWSKYYSKTSELTYNPPLFIRLSQVMITAVSLLGTLAMYLIAVKNNVSVADYYAFNASYGYISSAFTALSTLAISTATVKPILKLLKPLFDAVPESNGNAEVINELQGNIELQNITFNYVENTKPVFTDLNLKINKGDYVAIVGHTGCGKTTLVRLLLGLEKPTEGKVLFDDKDLESINKNSLRQHIGTVMQDGKLFAGTIYDNIAISNPSTKSENVWKAAEIACIAEDIKDMPMGMRTMIQDGGLSLSGGQRQRLLIARAIASDPSILIFDEATSSLDNITQQKITEALESLNCTRIIVAHRLSTIQKCNRILVLNNGKIAEEGTYSDLIEKNGIFKGLSEGQELL, from the coding sequence ATGAATAATAACTCCGGAAATATGAACTATGAGAAATATGCTTTATCCGCTTTGCTTAAAGCAATGCAAATTAATATGCCCGAAATCCATGAAACAACTGGTCTTATCGATCATTTAAATGTCGTATCAGCCTTAACAGGAATAATGTACCGTGAGGTAACCCTCCCCAATAAATGGTACAATGATGCAGCAGGCCCCATGATCGCTTCTATTAAAGACTCAGACAAAACTGTAGCTCTTATTCCTTCCGCATTCGGAGGATACCATTATTCTGATCCAGACTCAGGCAAAAATATCCGTATAAACAGCAAGAATGCAGCACAATTAAGCGATAAAGCATTATGTTTCTACCGTCCTCTGCCCCAGCGACAGATGAACACCAAAGATCTCCTGCGCTATATGCTCAAATGTCTTAACGCCTGGGATTTCATAAGTTTTGCTCTTGCTTCAGCTGCGATCACAATAGTCGGATTGCTCGCACCTACGTTAAATCAGATCTTGATAGGACCGGTAATTCAGGCAAAAAGCATGGCGCTTTTATCCGCTGCTGCAAGCTTTCTGTTCTTCGCAACATTGTCCACTATATTCCTTACAATTATCAGAAGTCTTCTCTTAGCAAGGATACGAAACAAGCTCAGCATCAATACCGGTGCAGCTTCCATGATGAGACTTCTCTCACTCCCTGCTCCGTTCTTCAGAACGCACTCTGCCGGCGAGCTTAATCAGGACATTACAAATGTTGATAAGCTCTGCAATACAATAGTTGATACATTCTTCTCGTCAGCTGTAACGGGGCTGTTCTCGCTTGTTTATCTGTTCCAGATATTCAGCTTCGCTCCAAGCCTCGTCTGGCCAAGCTTAACCGTTACTATATTGACCGTCTGCATCACACTGATAACATCGAAAATGCAGATCAGAGTTGATAACGAGAAACTAAAAGCAAACGCAAATGAGCGTGGTTTTGTATATTCTCTGATATCCGGAATCCAAAAGATCAGAGGCTTTGGCGTTGAGGAACAAGCATTCGAGAAGTGGTCTAAGTACTATTCAAAGACTTCAGAGCTCACCTACAATCCCCCTCTGTTCATACGTTTATCACAAGTCATGATCACAGCAGTATCTCTGCTCGGAACACTTGCCATGTACCTTATAGCCGTAAAGAACAATGTCTCTGTAGCTGACTACTATGCTTTCAATGCATCTTACGGTTATATCTCATCAGCATTTACAGCGTTATCAACACTAGCCATCTCCACGGCTACGGTTAAGCCTATTCTGAAGCTTTTAAAGCCTTTATTCGATGCCGTTCCTGAGTCAAACGGCAACGCTGAAGTAATCAACGAACTTCAAGGAAATATCGAATTACAGAACATCACTTTTAATTACGTTGAAAACACAAAGCCTGTATTTACGGATCTTAACCTTAAGATCAACAAAGGCGATTATGTTGCTATCGTCGGACATACAGGCTGCGGTAAAACAACATTAGTGCGCCTGCTTCTTGGTCTTGAGAAGCCTACGGAAGGCAAAGTTCTCTTTGATGACAAGGATCTTGAATCAATAAATAAGAATTCACTTAGACAGCACATCGGTACCGTTATGCAGGACGGAAAGCTATTTGCCGGTACCATCTACGACAACATTGCTATATCCAATCCTAGCACAAAGTCTGAAAATGTTTGGAAAGCGGCCGAAATAGCCTGCATCGCAGAAGATATCAAAGATATGCCTATGGGAATGCGGACCATGATCCAGGATGGCGGTCTCTCCCTTTCCGGTGGTCAGAGACAAAGATTACTTATCGCACGTGCAATTGCTTCTGATCCAAGCATACTTATCTTTGATGAAGCAACATCTTCCCTGGATAACATTACTCAGCAAAAGATAACAGAAGCTCTGGAATCACTTAATTGCACCAGGATCATCGTTGCACACCGCCTCTCTACTATTCAGAAATGCAACAGGATATTAGTGCTTAATAATGGAAAGATCGCCGAGGAAGGAACCTACAGCGATCTTATTGAAAAGAATGGGATATTTAAAGGTTTGAGTGAAGGCCAGGAACTGTTATAA
- a CDS encoding NHLM bacteriocin system ABC transporter peptidase/ATP-binding protein, whose amino-acid sequence MGLAGKNTIPKPVKKGYVNVPLVIQMEELECGAAALAMILHFYKYWIPLEQTRSDCGVSMAGVNAKNIVEAARTYGLTAKGWRVEAEELKDNGPFPCIIHWGFNHFVVLCGFQGNKAFINDPAKGKIKVDWEEFDREYTGVCLFFEPSEEFKPFGKPKSVFSYAREKLSGAGKAIFFALITTTIASILEMFKPAFAMTFIDRLLSGSDPDYLNLFTFIFLLFALVSVVTGAISAIYTLKIEAKLAAKGSSNYLRKVLHLPMLFFSQRHVSDIADRQTMNASVANTLIQTFAPLILQSCMLVIYLVIMIRYSLILTLIGVGAIILNLLFSTLIAVKRNNIARVSQRNEAALASETMSGITMIETIKASGSERGFFGRWSGYQARLNTQNVKSTKLNLLLNTIPFSITGLANVIVLGIGVLLIINGKFTAGMLMAFQGYLSSFMTPATSLISAGQSIQEMKTKMERIDDVMNYPEDSVFNAKSDTESTTKLDGDIELKNVTFGYSKLSKPLFNDLSLSIKAGRKTAIVGRSGCGKSTLVKLISGLYQPDSGDILIDGRSLKDIDRKSLIGSVSVVDQESTLFDDTILDNIRLWDQSIVGDSITDALKDAWIYDDVKAYDDYLQHRILDGGKDLSGGQRQRLEIARALVRNPSILIMDEATSALDSETEAKVMNSIKNRNITTIIVAHRLSTIRDCDEIIVIDKGSVVQRGTHEELFSKEGLYKELVSNE is encoded by the coding sequence ATGGGTTTGGCTGGCAAGAACACAATTCCAAAACCGGTTAAAAAGGGTTATGTAAATGTTCCCCTTGTTATTCAGATGGAGGAATTGGAATGCGGCGCCGCTGCCCTTGCCATGATCCTGCACTTCTATAAATACTGGATACCTTTGGAGCAGACAAGAAGCGACTGCGGTGTCTCTATGGCTGGTGTAAATGCCAAAAACATTGTAGAAGCAGCAAGGACATATGGCCTTACGGCAAAAGGCTGGAGAGTCGAGGCTGAAGAACTTAAGGATAACGGACCTTTCCCCTGCATTATCCATTGGGGATTCAATCATTTTGTAGTGCTTTGCGGTTTCCAAGGCAATAAAGCGTTTATTAACGATCCTGCAAAGGGAAAGATCAAGGTTGATTGGGAAGAATTCGACCGTGAATATACAGGAGTCTGTCTTTTCTTTGAACCTTCTGAGGAATTTAAGCCGTTTGGAAAACCTAAATCTGTATTCAGTTATGCCCGCGAAAAGCTTTCCGGTGCAGGAAAAGCAATATTCTTTGCTCTCATCACGACTACAATTGCTTCAATCCTGGAGATGTTTAAACCTGCATTTGCAATGACATTTATTGACCGTTTGCTATCAGGTTCTGATCCGGATTATCTGAATCTTTTCACGTTCATATTCCTGTTATTTGCACTTGTTTCTGTGGTTACAGGTGCTATCTCAGCTATTTATACACTGAAGATCGAAGCAAAGCTCGCCGCAAAAGGCAGTTCGAATTATCTTAGGAAAGTCCTGCACCTTCCAATGCTCTTCTTCTCGCAAAGACATGTATCTGATATAGCCGACAGGCAGACTATGAACGCTTCTGTAGCTAATACTTTGATACAGACATTTGCTCCCCTGATCCTGCAGTCGTGTATGCTCGTAATCTATCTCGTCATCATGATTAGATACAGTCTGATTCTCACGCTTATTGGTGTTGGAGCGATCATCTTAAACCTGCTCTTCTCAACATTGATTGCCGTAAAGCGCAACAATATAGCAAGAGTAAGCCAGCGTAATGAAGCGGCTCTTGCGTCCGAGACAATGTCCGGCATCACCATGATTGAAACTATTAAAGCATCAGGTTCCGAGAGAGGATTTTTCGGCCGCTGGTCAGGCTATCAGGCAAGGTTAAATACTCAGAATGTTAAAAGCACTAAATTGAATCTTCTGTTAAATACCATTCCCTTCTCCATTACAGGTTTAGCAAACGTTATCGTATTAGGTATAGGTGTTCTGCTTATTATCAACGGTAAGTTCACTGCCGGTATGTTAATGGCATTCCAGGGATATCTCTCATCCTTCATGACTCCTGCCACATCTCTTATCAGTGCCGGACAGTCGATTCAGGAAATGAAGACTAAGATGGAACGAATCGATGATGTAATGAACTATCCTGAAGATTCTGTGTTTAATGCGAAAAGTGACACTGAAAGCACTACAAAACTCGATGGCGATATTGAATTAAAGAATGTCACTTTCGGTTATTCCAAGCTCTCAAAGCCTCTGTTTAACGATCTTTCATTGTCTATAAAAGCAGGCAGGAAAACAGCAATCGTCGGAAGATCAGGCTGTGGTAAATCCACATTAGTAAAACTCATTTCAGGTCTTTATCAGCCTGATTCAGGCGACATATTAATTGATGGCAGATCTTTAAAGGACATCGACAGAAAATCACTTATAGGATCTGTCAGCGTTGTCGATCAGGAAAGCACTTTATTTGATGATACGATCTTAGATAACATCAGGCTTTGGGACCAATCTATCGTTGGGGATAGCATAACAGACGCCCTTAAGGATGCCTGGATCTACGATGATGTTAAAGCTTATGATGATTATTTACAGCACAGGATCTTAGACGGCGGCAAAGATCTGTCCGGCGGCCAGAGACAGCGCCTGGAGATCGCCAGAGCACTTGTAAGAAACCCTTCTATCCTGATAATGGACGAAGCCACTTCTGCCCTTGATTCAGAGACAGAAGCCAAGGTAATGAATTCTATTAAAAACCGGAACATCACCACCATAATAGTTGCTCACAGACTTTCTACCATCAGAGACTGTGACGAGATAATCGTTATCGACAAAGGTTCTGTAGTCCAGCGCGGAACGCACGAAGAGCTGTTCTCTAAAGAAGGTTTATATAAGGAGTTGGTATCAAATGAATAA
- a CDS encoding glycosyl transferase family 1, whose amino-acid sequence MKNTVVIGQLHFKKNDMIGAVVKTRNIYYGLLEKHGEKLISYVDIWGGKKRIAIVFAEVFKAFKKCENVILVTSAIKGSYVSYVRLLQKIFKRRVIYIPIGVRISGRIANDSKARKRLSFCSAILPESKQNCCELQSLGFPEVYLLRNFKSVKTLGRSYDSLHHNMTVMSFCTFSRVTKEKGITDAIIAISRAQELVSNIRFELHIYGGIDPDYKEEFESLLKKYFFVVYEGSVNSEDAVLTLEKHDVLLFPTRFPDEGIPGTIIDAFAAGIPTISSKWLYFDEIFEDHKTALGYEYLNVDSLVDTIIYATKNIDELINIGRNGQKEYEKYDSSAVLPVLEKQLL is encoded by the coding sequence ATGAAGAATACAGTTGTTATAGGTCAGCTCCATTTTAAGAAAAACGATATGATAGGTGCTGTAGTAAAAACCAGAAATATCTATTATGGATTATTAGAAAAGCATGGGGAAAAACTGATTTCATATGTTGATATTTGGGGCGGAAAAAAACGTATTGCTATTGTTTTTGCAGAAGTTTTTAAGGCATTTAAAAAATGCGAAAACGTTATTCTGGTAACTTCTGCTATTAAAGGTTCATATGTTTCTTATGTTCGACTTCTTCAGAAGATATTTAAAAGAAGAGTAATTTATATACCAATTGGAGTAAGAATCAGCGGCAGAATCGCCAATGATTCCAAAGCAAGAAAAAGACTAAGCTTTTGTTCAGCTATTTTACCTGAAAGCAAACAAAACTGTTGTGAGTTGCAGTCTTTAGGTTTCCCGGAAGTGTATTTGCTTAGAAACTTTAAGTCTGTAAAGACTTTGGGGCGCAGTTATGATTCACTACATCACAATATGACTGTTATGTCTTTTTGTACTTTTTCGAGAGTTACAAAAGAGAAGGGTATAACTGATGCTATTATTGCAATTTCGAGAGCTCAAGAATTAGTTTCAAATATACGATTTGAATTGCATATTTATGGTGGAATAGATCCTGATTATAAAGAAGAATTTGAGTCATTATTGAAAAAATATTTTTTTGTTGTTTATGAAGGCTCTGTTAATTCTGAAGATGCTGTATTAACATTGGAAAAGCATGATGTTTTATTGTTTCCCACACGTTTCCCTGATGAAGGAATTCCTGGAACTATAATTGATGCTTTTGCTGCCGGTATTCCAACAATCTCGTCAAAATGGTTATATTTTGATGAAATATTTGAAGACCATAAAACAGCATTAGGATATGAATACCTTAATGTTGATTCACTGGTAGATACAATTATATATGCTACTAAAAATATAGATGAGTTGATTAATATCGGCCGTAATGGTCAAAAAGAATATGAAAAGTACGATTCTTCTGCGGTCCTTCCCGTTTTAGAGAAGCAATTGTTATAA
- a CDS encoding putative nucleotidyltransferase-like protein, whose translation MDTVIRDKALELIKASVWDTAVPELNSEQAEAVYQIFKSHAILALPEKVLPQIPDLSDDLTKKWRNDIVHIIQSNYLIITVENETIRMLDNHNIRFVVIKGTSAARYYPSPDLRALGDIDIVVNPEVFEKACAVVLNSGSIEKTDEMDIIMGRHRCFQKNNVEIEIHRFFALPENSATLEKLDRQLIKGINSTHRLASTIDGLILLEHINQHFFEGIGLRHILDWMMFADKCLNKDNWPEYIKGAESVGLAKLAESLSSMCEIYLGLKPQYEYNRVNDQVCEELLDYILLSGNFGSSPEWRKNSTSRFISKHRNPVEFFKFLQVRGLENWKNSDKHKFLKHFAWVYQSGLMLKNYFSRDHSDFRLNKGISNLMNTSKLFSEVGVSHSSLEKSKFDADEYVKSISN comes from the coding sequence TTGGATACTGTAATTAGAGATAAAGCACTTGAACTTATAAAGGCTTCTGTCTGGGATACAGCAGTTCCTGAACTAAATTCCGAACAGGCAGAAGCTGTTTATCAGATCTTTAAATCCCATGCTATTCTGGCTTTGCCTGAAAAGGTTTTGCCTCAGATTCCTGATCTGTCTGATGACCTCACGAAAAAGTGGAGAAATGATATAGTTCATATCATTCAATCTAACTATCTGATTATTACTGTCGAGAATGAGACAATTCGGATGCTGGATAACCATAATATCCGTTTTGTAGTCATTAAGGGAACATCAGCTGCCCGTTACTATCCATCACCCGATCTTCGTGCATTAGGTGATATTGATATAGTTGTAAATCCGGAAGTTTTTGAAAAAGCATGTGCGGTAGTTCTAAATTCCGGTTCGATAGAGAAGACTGACGAGATGGACATCATCATGGGCAGACATAGATGCTTTCAAAAGAATAATGTGGAGATTGAGATCCATAGATTCTTTGCATTGCCTGAGAATTCTGCCACGCTTGAAAAGCTCGACAGGCAGTTAATTAAAGGAATCAATAGTACTCACAGATTAGCGAGCACAATAGACGGACTTATACTCCTGGAACATATAAATCAGCATTTTTTCGAAGGTATCGGTCTAAGGCACATACTTGACTGGATGATGTTTGCCGATAAATGCCTTAATAAAGATAATTGGCCTGAATATATTAAAGGAGCAGAGTCTGTCGGCTTAGCCAAACTCGCTGAATCATTATCATCGATGTGTGAGATATATTTAGGTCTAAAACCACAATATGAATATAATCGGGTAAATGATCAGGTTTGTGAAGAACTCTTGGATTATATCCTGCTTAGCGGAAACTTCGGAAGTTCGCCTGAATGGAGAAAAAATTCGACATCAAGATTTATATCTAAACATAGAAATCCTGTCGAATTCTTTAAGTTTTTGCAGGTGCGTGGTCTTGAGAATTGGAAAAACTCTGATAAGCACAAGTTCCTCAAGCATTTTGCGTGGGTTTATCAAAGTGGATTAATGCTTAAGAATTACTTTTCGAGAGATCATTCTGACTTCAGGTTAAACAAAGGAATCAGTAATCTTATGAATACTTCTAAGTTGTTCAGTGAAGTTGGTGTCAGTCATTCTTCTTTGGAAAAAAGCAAGTTTGATGCAGATGAATACGTAAAAAGCATCTCAAATTGA
- a CDS encoding coenzyme PQQ synthesis protein D (PqqD) produces MMKIRSGYMLRKVIDTYVIMGIGSDNYVPNRIMSLNETGAYLWRLLEKGSDKQALIDNLISEYEVDLTTAEKDVDVFLDQLRDKDLIEE; encoded by the coding sequence ATGATGAAGATCCGTTCAGGTTATATGCTCCGTAAAGTTATAGATACATATGTGATCATGGGGATCGGCAGTGATAATTATGTTCCTAACAGGATCATGAGCTTAAATGAGACAGGAGCTTATCTTTGGAGATTATTGGAAAAGGGGAGCGATAAGCAGGCTCTTATTGATAATCTTATCTCTGAATATGAAGTTGACTTAACTACAGCAGAAAAAGATGTTGATGTCTTTCTGGATCAGCTGCGTGACAAGGACCTTATTGAGGAATGA
- a CDS encoding glycosyltransferase involved in cell wall biosynthesis: MSRILVYGLVDSKTFGGIGSYLTEMNRHMSEDTVFDYIIEGCSCSIQDRIEELGGKIYYITKRTKNPFLNLKENRNILKSLRETHDAVYFNLSTLGWIEPIKIAISLGYRVFVHAHNSRLVVDDSKHRLVFNINKKRLSGLKVTRFSCSKKATEFMYLPNDQVQFIHNAVDIDMFRFNEEERIQVRNELHISDSTKVIGFVGRLVDQKNVLFLSEILKSIIEQSDIDVVLMIIGEGILKDKLQEKINSLNLQDRCFILGDRSDINRYYNSMDVFVLPSLYEGLPIVMVEAQVSGLPCIVSDVITYESNISGDVTFLPINDASIWGEVILNKLNNKNTNRELMSEKLKDSDFDIDHEALRLESILTGDL; encoded by the coding sequence ATGAGTAGAATTCTTGTTTATGGTTTAGTCGATTCAAAGACTTTTGGCGGAATAGGTTCATATTTAACAGAAATGAACCGTCATATGTCAGAAGATACTGTTTTTGATTATATAATTGAAGGCTGTTCCTGTTCGATTCAGGATCGAATAGAAGAATTAGGCGGAAAGATATATTACATTACTAAAAGAACAAAGAATCCGTTTTTGAATCTTAAGGAAAACAGGAACATATTAAAAAGCTTAAGAGAAACACACGATGCAGTATATTTTAATCTTTCAACATTAGGTTGGATAGAACCGATTAAGATAGCGATTTCGCTTGGCTACCGTGTGTTTGTACACGCTCACAATTCAAGGCTTGTTGTTGATGATTCAAAGCATCGTCTTGTTTTTAACATTAATAAAAAAAGGTTATCCGGACTTAAAGTAACCAGATTTTCCTGTTCTAAGAAAGCTACTGAATTTATGTATTTACCGAATGATCAGGTGCAGTTTATTCATAATGCAGTTGATATCGATATGTTTAGATTCAATGAAGAAGAGCGCATTCAGGTTAGAAATGAACTGCATATTTCAGACAGTACTAAGGTTATTGGATTTGTTGGAAGACTCGTTGATCAGAAGAATGTGTTATTCCTTTCTGAAATATTAAAAAGTATCATTGAACAAAGCGATATTGATGTTGTACTGATGATTATTGGTGAAGGAATTTTAAAAGATAAGCTGCAAGAAAAAATAAACTCATTAAACTTGCAAGATCGCTGTTTTATTCTCGGAGACAGGTCTGATATTAACAGATATTATAATTCCATGGATGTATTTGTGCTCCCGTCTTTATATGAGGGGTTACCGATTGTAATGGTAGAAGCTCAGGTATCCGGTCTGCCTTGTATTGTTTCTGATGTTATTACTTATGAGTCAAATATAAGCGGTGATGTTACTTTTTTACCAATTAATGATGCAAGTATTTGGGGCGAAGTTATTTTGAACAAACTGAATAATAAGAATACAAACAGAGAATTAATGAGCGAAAAGTTGAAAGATTCGGATTTTGACATTGATCATGAAGCTCTTCGATTGGAGAGTATTCTGACTGGTGATTTATAA
- a CDS encoding glycosyl transferase family 11 → MAYIYPKFSKYELIGVRLGGAGLGNLLFTWSRVIAASEKHNATLIWPTWPSIKVGPWIRHEKDKRSYIGLFTNKTKMCSGFKKYMKLCFGKKIHTNKLDEIDWDNLGENDIVVYDDFKLAPGVFQMNFNGTREYRDKIVDIIISSLGKKGKRALAYNAENTISVHVRLGDFDKTTKELDKGKNNMRIHIDWYVNVVKKLRDAAGWNVPVNLFSDGTDEELADLICLPEVNRITFGNSIGDIVGLSRSPIMISSGSSFSLWARFLGNCSSISYPNQIKDRVHTGEGFEIELGFDDELTGEQKSYVQKIYSR, encoded by the coding sequence ATGGCATATATATATCCTAAGTTCTCAAAGTATGAATTAATCGGTGTCAGATTAGGCGGTGCAGGCCTTGGAAATCTATTGTTTACATGGTCAAGGGTAATTGCAGCTTCTGAAAAACACAATGCAACACTTATTTGGCCGACATGGCCTTCAATAAAAGTTGGACCATGGATCAGACATGAAAAAGATAAGCGTTCTTATATTGGATTGTTTACAAATAAGACCAAAATGTGCAGTGGTTTTAAGAAATATATGAAGCTTTGCTTTGGTAAGAAGATTCACACCAATAAGCTCGATGAAATTGATTGGGATAATTTAGGTGAGAATGACATAGTTGTGTATGACGATTTTAAGTTAGCTCCCGGTGTTTTCCAAATGAATTTCAACGGCACTCGGGAATATAGAGATAAGATAGTCGATATCATTATCAGCAGCCTGGGTAAAAAGGGCAAAAGAGCATTAGCTTATAACGCAGAAAACACTATTAGCGTACACGTCAGACTGGGCGATTTTGACAAGACAACCAAGGAGCTTGACAAAGGCAAAAACAATATGAGAATTCACATCGATTGGTACGTAAACGTTGTGAAAAAGTTGCGCGATGCTGCTGGTTGGAATGTTCCGGTTAATTTATTCTCTGATGGAACAGATGAAGAGCTGGCTGATTTGATCTGTCTTCCTGAAGTAAATCGGATAACCTTTGGAAATAGTATTGGAGATATAGTTGGTTTATCAAGGTCACCGATAATGATTTCGTCTGGTTCTTCTTTTTCTTTATGGGCTAGATTTTTGGGAAACTGCAGCAGCATTTCATATCCCAATCAGATCAAGGACCGGGTTCATACCGGTGAGGGGTTTGAGATCGAACTGGGGTTTGATGACGAACTAACCGGCGAACAAAAGTCATATGTTCAAAAAATCTATAGCCGGTAA